A single genomic interval of Gossypium raimondii isolate GPD5lz chromosome 11, ASM2569854v1, whole genome shotgun sequence harbors:
- the LOC105804068 gene encoding receptor-like protein 44, with amino-acid sequence MDMLIILFLLTSAALPLASPDPNDEACLTHVSQTLKDPLKSLQNWTKPNFANPCNGFTSYLPGVTCNNGRIYKLSLTNLSLQGSISPFLSNCTNLQSLDLSSNSISGPIPQELQYLLNLAVLNLSSNRLEGVIPPQITLCAYLNVIDLHDNLLTGQIPQQLGFLSRLSAFDVSYNKLSGPIPASLGNRSGNRPSFNVTSFEGNKDLYGYPLPPMKSKGLSVLAIVGIGLGSGLASLVLSFTGVCIWLKIRDEKMAAEEGKMSHPMPDY; translated from the coding sequence ATGGATATGCTAATTATTCTCTTCCTGCTAACCTCCGCCGCTCTTCCATTGGCTTCACCAGATCCAAACGACGAGGCTTGTTTAACCCACGTTAGCCAAACCTTGAAAGACCCTTTGAAGAGCCTGCAAAACTGGACCAAACCCAACTTCGCTAACCCTTGCAACGGTTTCACttcttatctccctggtgtcACTTGCAACAATGGTCGAATCTACAAGCTTTCCCTTACAAACCTCTCTCTCCAAGGCTCTATCTCACCTTTCCTTTCCAACTGCACTAATCTTCAGTCACTTGACTTGTCTTCAAATTCCATCTCAGGCCCCATCCCACAAGAATTGCAGTATTTACTCAACCTGGCAGTGCTGAACCTTTCATCGAACCGACTTGAAGGCGTGATCCCACCGCAGATTACCTTATGTGCTTATTTAAACGTCATTGATCTTCATGACAATTTACTCACCGGCCAGATTCCTCAACAATTAGGCTTTCTATCACGGTTGTCAGCTTTTGATGTTTCTTACAACAAGCTTTCGGGGCCAATACCAGCCTCTTTAGGGAACAGAAGTGGGAATCGGCCGAGTTTCAATGTCACTTCTTTTGAAGGCAATAAGGATCTTTATGGATACCCTTTACCACCCATGAAAAGCAAAGGGTTGTCAGTTTTGGCCATTGTTGGGATCGGGTTAGGAAGTGGGCTTGCTAGTTTGGTGCTTAGTTTTACAGGAGTTTGTATCTGGTTGAAGATTAGAGATGAAAAGATGGCTGCCGAAGAAGGGAAGATGAGTCACCCTATGCCTGATTATTAA